In a genomic window of Streptomyces sp. SJL17-4:
- a CDS encoding discoidin domain-containing protein, which produces MSRGLEPPRRTPGRRRRRRRAVAVGVAAATGLAVAGTLTGSAGAAPASPSAATATAVTATASFGAGAALPDLTAANRRAPIAGLPDWSKAGYRSGAVPLPGAAQESPDPACHVTAQELASRYGVRADGADATSGIQAAVDALRSGCSPTASHTRLSSITLPAGRILVTRQLALDADYMILRGAGMGQTTLAFRPDVNTRYDTLTPDGSDWDEDGMTHGASGKGGWTWPGRGLLRVQTREVSSKYAADHASAPANRKDIFEGSVNQHWASGVPLRESSPAGATVVKLATSADMSRFKAGAHLWVGAANSVKFYQQQTVTDTTKYINLHMRQQIFRIASVDATGRNLTLDKPLEYELPLNSTSDGSAAIGGTVYPSRVTPLKVVQGVGIEDLSLTQEMTGMPALDGSTYNLSAADARHNFGNMAPEYAQHGIVLKWAADVWIRRVGTYMTGSHAVVTENSKNVQVQESVFDGSWNKGKGGNGYFRGSRVWDSLYAYNTSRNLRHFTFQWSASGNVALGNDFDSDLNLHGGWERRNLFENNKVAVAYENSSKSCRSNCGDEGGGGPDDSTWWPIWWAAGPKAAKWSGSSGPQNVFYRNTMSKQTTAGGPYTSYYPDKQRLYQFGSAAADPAAFRHLAAGGSTIPDWAGKETLDYSAAPNAGVHAGTTDPSGSLFLKPTGPGGDTTPPTVPGSLRTTGTTANSVSLAWNAATDDVGVTGYEVLRGGSPVATLNGTSYTDSGLTPSTSYSYTVRARDAAGNVSAPSPALNVTTAPGSGGTPTLVSVGKPATASSVEASGFEPSLAVDANTGTRWASAEGIDPQWMRIDLGSSHTVSRMKLNWEAAYGKAYKIQTSADGTNWTDVYSTSTGDGAVDDLPVSGTGRYVRMHGTARGTPYGYSLWEFEVYGTPAGA; this is translated from the coding sequence ATGTCACGAGGACTCGAACCGCCCAGGAGAACCCCCGGCCGCCGCCGCCGACGACGGCGTGCCGTCGCCGTCGGAGTCGCCGCCGCGACCGGTCTCGCCGTCGCGGGGACCCTGACGGGCAGCGCGGGCGCGGCACCCGCCTCGCCCTCCGCCGCCACGGCGACCGCCGTCACGGCGACCGCCTCCTTCGGCGCCGGCGCCGCCCTTCCCGATCTGACCGCCGCGAACCGGCGGGCCCCGATCGCCGGGCTGCCCGACTGGAGCAAGGCCGGGTACCGCTCCGGCGCCGTCCCGCTGCCCGGCGCGGCGCAGGAGAGTCCCGACCCTGCTTGTCATGTCACTGCCCAGGAGTTGGCGAGCCGGTACGGCGTACGGGCGGACGGCGCGGACGCGACCAGCGGCATCCAGGCCGCCGTCGACGCCCTCCGGTCGGGCTGCAGCCCCACCGCGAGCCACACCCGACTGTCGTCGATCACGCTGCCCGCCGGACGGATCCTGGTCACCCGCCAACTCGCGCTCGACGCCGACTACATGATCCTGCGCGGCGCGGGAATGGGGCAGACCACGCTCGCCTTCCGCCCGGACGTCAACACGCGGTACGACACCCTCACGCCCGACGGCAGTGACTGGGACGAGGACGGCATGACCCACGGCGCCTCGGGCAAGGGCGGCTGGACGTGGCCGGGCCGCGGCCTGCTCCGCGTACAGACCCGGGAGGTGTCGTCGAAGTACGCCGCCGACCACGCCTCCGCCCCGGCCAACCGCAAGGACATCTTCGAGGGCAGCGTCAACCAGCACTGGGCCTCCGGGGTGCCGCTGCGCGAGAGCTCACCCGCCGGGGCCACCGTGGTCAAGCTCGCGACGAGCGCGGACATGTCCCGCTTCAAGGCAGGGGCCCATCTGTGGGTCGGTGCCGCGAACAGCGTGAAGTTCTACCAGCAGCAGACCGTCACGGACACCACCAAGTACATCAACCTGCACATGCGCCAGCAGATCTTCCGTATCGCCTCCGTGGACGCCACCGGGAGGAACCTCACGCTCGACAAGCCGCTGGAGTACGAGCTGCCGCTCAACTCGACCTCCGACGGGTCGGCGGCGATCGGAGGCACGGTCTATCCGAGCCGTGTCACGCCGCTGAAGGTCGTCCAGGGCGTGGGCATCGAGGACCTGAGCCTCACGCAGGAGATGACGGGGATGCCGGCCCTCGACGGCTCCACCTACAACCTGAGCGCGGCCGACGCGCGGCACAACTTCGGGAACATGGCGCCCGAGTACGCGCAGCACGGCATCGTGCTCAAGTGGGCGGCCGACGTGTGGATCCGGCGGGTCGGCACGTACATGACCGGCTCCCACGCGGTCGTGACCGAGAACTCCAAGAACGTCCAGGTGCAGGAGTCGGTCTTCGACGGCTCGTGGAACAAGGGCAAGGGCGGCAACGGCTACTTCCGCGGCTCCCGCGTCTGGGACTCGCTGTACGCGTACAACACCAGCCGGAACCTTCGCCACTTCACCTTCCAGTGGTCCGCCTCCGGCAACGTCGCCCTCGGCAACGACTTCGACAGCGACCTGAACCTGCACGGCGGTTGGGAGCGCCGCAACCTCTTCGAGAACAACAAGGTCGCGGTGGCGTACGAGAACTCGTCGAAGAGCTGCCGGTCCAACTGCGGCGACGAGGGAGGCGGCGGGCCCGACGACTCGACCTGGTGGCCGATCTGGTGGGCGGCAGGCCCCAAGGCGGCCAAGTGGTCCGGTTCCAGCGGCCCGCAGAACGTCTTCTACCGCAACACCATGAGCAAGCAGACCACCGCCGGCGGTCCGTACACCAGCTACTACCCGGACAAGCAACGGCTCTACCAGTTCGGCAGCGCCGCCGCCGACCCGGCGGCCTTCCGGCACCTCGCGGCCGGTGGCTCGACCATTCCGGACTGGGCGGGCAAGGAGACCCTGGACTACAGCGCGGCGCCGAACGCCGGCGTGCACGCCGGGACGACCGACCCGTCCGGCTCCCTCTTCCTCAAGCCCACCGGTCCGGGCGGCGACACGACCCCTCCGACGGTCCCCGGCTCGCTCCGTACGACGGGCACGACCGCGAACTCCGTCTCGCTGGCCTGGAACGCGGCCACGGACGACGTGGGGGTGACCGGCTACGAGGTCCTTCGCGGCGGCAGCCCGGTCGCCACGCTGAACGGCACCTCGTACACGGACAGCGGCCTGACCCCGTCCACCTCCTACAGCTACACGGTCAGGGCCCGCGACGCGGCCGGCAACGTCTCCGCCCCGAGCCCCGCCCTCAACGTGACGACCGCCCCCGGTTCGGGCGGCACACCCACCCTGGTGTCGGTCGGCAAGCCCGCCACGGCGTCCTCCGTCGAGGCGAGCGGCTTCGAGCCGTCCCTCGCGGTCGACGCGAACACCGGCACCCGGTGGGCGAGTGCCGAGGGCATCGACCCGCAGTGGATGCGGATCGACCTCGGATCCAGCCACACGGTGTCGAGGATGAAGCTCAACTGGGAGGCCGCGTACGGGAAGGCGTACAAGATTCAGACGTCGGCGGACGGCACGAACTGGACCGACGTCTACTCCACCAGCACGGGCGACGGCGCGGTCGACGACCTCCCCGTCTCCGGCACCGGCCGCTACGTCCGGATGCACGGGACCGCCCGCGGCACCCCCTATGGCTACTCCCTCTGGGAGTTCGAGGTCTACGGCACTCCCGCCGGGGCCTGA
- a CDS encoding ROK family transcriptional regulator produces MTSYGEGSDQPWNPRRGRSGNERLLLDRLRTDGPASRAQLARDTGLSKPTVSSALASLELAGLARQAGTHSPERGRSAVLYAPDPTAGYALGIDIGRSWLRVALADLDGTIVAGSEAHNSARSSGALVELVVGTARHLVDTSGIEPHKLAHAVVGTPGVYDSVSRRVRFAQKLPGWDRAGLFDDIRAGLGIPLEIHNDANLAALGEYTHGVGAGSRLFVYVMVGTGLGMGVVSEGRLFTGAHGGAGEIGFLPWPHASPAGSPAPPSAPDIAAAPGQMEAMVSGHAVVTTARSLGMNHPADAKEVFDAAREGDAAAARAVEEEARRLAYTVAVVASVLDPDLLVLGGGIGHSADLLLAPVHEHLRALTPLRVRLAAGALGDGAVLHGAVATALEAARDLTFDRKRPGG; encoded by the coding sequence ATGACGAGCTACGGCGAGGGGTCTGACCAGCCCTGGAACCCGCGACGCGGGCGCAGCGGCAACGAGCGGCTGCTGCTCGACCGTCTGCGTACCGACGGCCCCGCCTCGCGGGCCCAACTGGCGCGGGACACGGGCCTGTCCAAGCCGACCGTCTCCAGCGCCCTGGCCTCCCTCGAACTGGCCGGCCTCGCCCGGCAGGCCGGCACGCACAGTCCGGAACGCGGGCGTTCCGCCGTTCTCTACGCTCCCGACCCGACCGCCGGCTACGCGCTGGGCATCGACATCGGCCGCTCCTGGCTGCGTGTCGCCCTGGCCGACCTCGACGGCACGATCGTGGCGGGCTCCGAGGCCCACAACAGCGCGCGCAGTTCTGGGGCCCTGGTGGAGCTGGTGGTGGGCACCGCACGTCACCTGGTGGACACCTCGGGCATCGAACCGCACAAGCTCGCCCACGCGGTGGTCGGGACGCCCGGCGTCTACGACAGCGTGAGCCGACGCGTGCGCTTCGCCCAGAAGCTGCCCGGATGGGACCGGGCCGGACTGTTCGACGACATCCGTGCGGGCCTCGGCATCCCGCTGGAGATCCACAACGACGCCAACCTCGCCGCGCTCGGCGAGTACACCCACGGCGTCGGAGCGGGCAGCAGGCTCTTCGTCTACGTGATGGTCGGCACCGGCCTCGGGATGGGCGTGGTCAGCGAAGGGCGCCTCTTCACGGGCGCGCATGGCGGCGCCGGGGAGATCGGCTTCCTGCCCTGGCCCCACGCCTCTCCCGCCGGGTCTCCCGCCCCGCCGTCCGCGCCGGACATCGCCGCGGCCCCCGGGCAGATGGAGGCCATGGTCTCCGGCCACGCTGTCGTCACGACCGCCCGCTCACTCGGCATGAACCATCCGGCCGACGCCAAGGAGGTCTTCGACGCGGCGCGGGAAGGCGATGCGGCCGCGGCCCGCGCCGTCGAGGAGGAAGCGCGGCGGCTCGCCTACACCGTCGCGGTGGTGGCCTCCGTGCTCGACCCCGACCTCCTGGTGCTCGGCGGCGGCATAGGCCACAGCGCCGACCTCCTGCTCGCCCCCGTGCACGAGCACCTGCGCGCGCTCACCCCCCTCCGCGTCCGCCTGGCGGCCGGGGCACTCGGCGACGGGGCGGTCCTCCACGGAGCCGTCGCCACGGCCCTCGAAGCCGCGCGGGACCTGACCTTCGACCGGAAGAGACCGGGCGGGTAG
- a CDS encoding BTAD domain-containing putative transcriptional regulator — protein MRFTILGPVEARAPGPGSPGLAPRHRAVLAYLLLHSGVAISADRLVDAMWGPLPPDSARAQIQTTIAAIRRMLRASGADHMLATRPAGYVIDPEPGQLDLHEFTDLIAGAPAGSDDARGAVERIRTALALWRGEPLADVTGHYVPGARTRLNGQRLTAVERLAELELSLGRHDDLIDELTAHVAANPVRERLCCRLMLALHRAGRQPDALRVARDFRTALAEEQGLDPGHAFSKLEQDILRDAPDLRAPAATPAPARPQGINFLPYDVPDFTGRDGELDGLTRQWAGNSGGVVTISAIDGMAGVGKTTLAVHAGHRLADRFPDGQLFVDLRAHTAGQAPLDSGAALGVLLGQLGVPAQHIPESVAERAALWRSELAGRRVLAVLDNALGTDQIRPLLPGSSSPALILITSRRRLTDLDGAHALSMDVLPAADAVELFTAIVGERAVAEPLAVLDVLQLCGFLPLAVRIAAARLHHRRSWTVAYLADRLRDQRRRLAELATSERGVAAAFTLSYQQLTPDQQRMFRLLGLQPGRDIGPDAAAALAGLPPEQAETLLEDLLDAHVLIQLQPGRYTFHDLLREHALATAAAEEPPHAQHEAVGRLLHHYLHTASTAVDHLYPEGRNRRPRIPAPDTPTPAPTPRDGAEAIAWLDGERANLMAAGQYATEHDRRPHTSRLAATLHRYLLGHAHQADALTLHGLALRDSRRSGDTTAEARTLIDVGEVLFWWHGAYERAAEHYREALGLARESGDQVAAARALQNLGDVSRRLRDYDRAHDHCVESLALFRDIGDLAGEARCLTGLGTDHERQGRHEEAHDHHRQALRAYREAGSRIGETIVLNNIGLLCQRQGRYDEARRHHHDALELSRRFDFPGDEAESLNALAEAARSMGDLDRAAVEHDSALALAHEFGYRPEQARAHRGLAHVHRDLGRIDLAHDHARQALDLYTALAVPEAEEIRAFLTEPATVTVTVTEDSP, from the coding sequence ATGCGGTTCACGATCCTCGGCCCGGTGGAGGCGCGGGCTCCCGGTCCCGGGTCACCCGGGCTCGCACCCCGCCATCGTGCCGTACTCGCCTATCTGCTGCTCCATTCCGGGGTCGCGATCAGTGCGGACCGCCTGGTCGACGCGATGTGGGGGCCGCTGCCGCCGGACTCCGCCCGCGCGCAGATCCAGACCACGATCGCCGCGATCCGGCGGATGCTGCGCGCTTCCGGGGCCGACCACATGCTGGCCACCCGGCCGGCCGGGTACGTGATCGATCCCGAGCCGGGACAACTCGACCTGCACGAGTTCACCGACCTGATCGCCGGGGCACCGGCCGGCTCCGACGACGCGCGGGGCGCCGTGGAGCGGATACGTACCGCGTTGGCGCTGTGGCGGGGAGAGCCGCTGGCCGACGTCACCGGCCACTACGTCCCGGGCGCCAGAACACGCCTGAACGGGCAGCGACTGACCGCCGTCGAGCGCCTGGCCGAGCTGGAACTGTCCCTGGGCCGTCACGACGACCTCATCGACGAACTGACCGCCCACGTGGCGGCCAACCCCGTGCGGGAGCGGCTGTGCTGCCGGCTGATGCTCGCCCTGCACCGCGCGGGGCGCCAGCCCGACGCCCTGCGGGTGGCCAGGGACTTCCGGACGGCCCTGGCCGAGGAGCAGGGGCTCGACCCCGGCCACGCGTTCAGCAAGCTCGAACAGGACATCCTGCGGGACGCACCCGATCTCCGGGCGCCGGCCGCCACGCCCGCGCCCGCGAGGCCGCAGGGGATCAACTTCCTGCCGTACGACGTCCCGGACTTCACCGGACGCGACGGCGAGCTCGACGGGCTGACGCGCCAGTGGGCGGGCAACAGCGGCGGAGTCGTGACGATTTCGGCGATCGACGGGATGGCGGGGGTCGGCAAGACGACACTCGCGGTCCACGCGGGGCACCGCCTCGCGGACCGGTTCCCCGACGGGCAGCTCTTCGTGGACCTGCGGGCCCACACGGCCGGCCAGGCACCGCTCGACTCCGGTGCGGCGCTCGGCGTCCTTCTGGGTCAACTCGGCGTGCCCGCACAGCACATCCCGGAGTCGGTCGCCGAGCGCGCCGCGCTGTGGCGGTCCGAGCTCGCCGGCCGCCGGGTGCTGGCGGTGCTGGACAACGCCCTCGGCACCGACCAGATACGCCCCCTGCTGCCCGGCTCCTCCTCCCCCGCCCTCATCCTGATCACGAGCCGCCGGCGGCTGACCGACCTGGACGGGGCACACGCCCTGTCCATGGACGTGCTGCCCGCCGCGGACGCCGTGGAGCTGTTCACGGCGATCGTGGGCGAACGGGCGGTCGCCGAACCCCTGGCCGTCCTCGACGTCCTGCAGTTGTGCGGGTTCCTGCCGCTGGCCGTCCGCATCGCCGCCGCCCGCCTGCACCATCGCCGCAGCTGGACCGTCGCCTACCTGGCCGACCGGCTCCGCGACCAGCGCCGCCGACTGGCCGAGCTCGCCACCTCGGAGCGGGGGGTGGCGGCGGCGTTCACGCTGTCCTACCAGCAGCTGACACCCGATCAGCAGCGCATGTTCCGGCTGCTTGGGCTGCAGCCGGGCCGTGACATCGGTCCGGACGCGGCCGCTGCACTGGCCGGCCTTCCGCCCGAGCAGGCGGAGACGCTCCTGGAGGACCTCCTGGACGCCCATGTCCTGATCCAACTCCAGCCCGGCCGCTACACCTTCCACGACCTGCTGCGCGAACACGCCCTGGCCACCGCGGCCGCCGAGGAACCTCCCCACGCCCAGCACGAGGCCGTCGGCCGGCTCCTCCACCACTACCTCCACACCGCGAGCACGGCCGTCGACCACCTCTACCCCGAGGGCAGGAACCGCCGACCGCGCATCCCCGCCCCGGACACCCCGACCCCGGCCCCGACCCCGCGGGACGGGGCCGAGGCCATCGCCTGGCTGGACGGCGAACGCGCGAACCTCATGGCGGCCGGCCAGTACGCCACCGAGCACGACCGCCGCCCGCACACCAGCCGACTGGCCGCCACGCTGCATCGCTACCTGCTGGGCCACGCCCACCAGGCCGACGCGCTGACCCTGCACGGTCTGGCGCTCCGGGACAGCCGCCGCAGCGGCGACACGACCGCCGAGGCACGCACCCTCATCGATGTCGGCGAGGTCCTCTTCTGGTGGCACGGCGCGTACGAGCGGGCGGCCGAGCACTACCGGGAGGCCCTGGGCCTCGCGCGGGAGAGCGGCGATCAGGTCGCCGCGGCCCGCGCGCTGCAGAACCTCGGCGACGTCTCCAGGCGGCTGCGGGACTACGACCGGGCCCACGACCACTGTGTGGAGTCCCTGGCGCTCTTCCGCGACATCGGCGACCTCGCCGGCGAGGCCCGGTGCCTGACCGGCCTCGGCACCGACCACGAGCGTCAAGGTCGCCACGAGGAGGCCCACGACCACCACCGCCAGGCCCTGCGCGCGTACCGCGAGGCCGGATCCCGCATCGGCGAGACGATCGTCCTGAACAACATCGGACTGCTGTGCCAACGGCAGGGCCGTTACGACGAGGCCCGGCGCCATCATCACGACGCCCTGGAGCTGAGCCGCCGGTTCGACTTCCCCGGTGACGAGGCCGAGTCCCTCAACGCCCTTGCGGAGGCCGCCCGTTCCATGGGCGACCTCGACCGGGCCGCGGTCGAGCACGACTCCGCGCTGGCCCTCGCCCACGAATTCGGTTACCGCCCCGAACAGGCCCGCGCCCACCGGGGCCTGGCGCACGTCCACCGCGACCTGGGCCGCATCGACCTCGCCCACGACCACGCGCGTCAGGCCCTCGATCTGTACACCGCCCTCGCCGTCCCCGAGGCCGAGGAGATCCGCGCCTTTCTCACCGAGCCGGCGACGGTGACGGTGACGGTGACGGAGGACAGCCCATGA
- a CDS encoding carboxymuconolactone decarboxylase family protein, producing MPALHIVDPERATGETETLFTATHRALGVVPRLARVMANNPTVLKGYVDAVTALSTKGTLAADVRERIGLLVAQENRSDYCLSVHAFRGTRTAGLTAAEATRARRGEAEDPWAAAVLDLAAAVVRDRGVVSDERLDAARRAGLSDGQVVEVVAHVALGVFANYLATASRIDIDWPLVRHTD from the coding sequence ATGCCAGCACTCCACATCGTCGACCCGGAGAGGGCGACCGGCGAGACCGAGACCCTGTTCACCGCCACGCACCGGGCCCTGGGGGTCGTCCCCCGACTGGCCAGGGTGATGGCCAACAACCCGACCGTACTGAAGGGATACGTGGACGCCGTCACCGCCCTGAGTACGAAGGGGACCCTGGCGGCGGACGTGCGCGAGCGCATCGGGCTGCTGGTGGCGCAGGAGAACCGCTCCGACTACTGCCTGTCCGTGCACGCGTTCCGCGGGACCAGGACGGCCGGGCTGACCGCGGCCGAGGCCACCCGCGCACGGCGGGGCGAGGCCGAGGACCCCTGGGCGGCCGCGGTCCTGGACCTGGCCGCCGCGGTGGTCCGGGACCGGGGCGTCGTCTCCGACGAACGACTGGACGCGGCCCGACGGGCCGGCCTCTCCGACGGACAGGTCGTCGAGGTCGTCGCCCATGTGGCGCTCGGAGTGTTCGCCAACTACCTGGCCACGGCGTCGCGTATCGACATCGACTGGCCGCTCGTGCGCCACACGGACTGA
- a CDS encoding sigma-70 family RNA polymerase sigma factor: MWDAVADSAMNAMDRIEGYRRELTGYCYRMLGSYAEAEDAVQETLIQAWRNIDRFEGRSSLRSWVYRIATNVCLDALASGKRRALPMDLSGPSDGSTPPAAAEDSALWVEPCPSGDPESSATTGESVRLAFVAALQHLPPKQRAVLILRDVLGFSAREVADLHGSTVASANSALQRARTTLAGHHRGTDGALSRPSDSVHRVLVERYASAFSRHDMEELSMLLHVDATLCLPPYAKWMRGVPDIEAWLTGPAVGCRGSRLIPTTANGTPAFGQYRPRADGAGYTPWALQVIDFSGDRITGITAFRDTDRLFPLFGLPDHLSEDAGRGRDEADRVTVPRPAP, encoded by the coding sequence ATGTGGGACGCCGTGGCGGACAGTGCGATGAATGCGATGGACCGGATCGAGGGGTACCGGCGGGAGCTGACCGGCTACTGCTACCGGATGCTGGGGTCGTACGCCGAGGCCGAGGACGCCGTGCAGGAGACGCTGATCCAGGCGTGGCGGAACATCGACCGGTTCGAGGGGCGTTCGTCGCTGCGGTCCTGGGTGTACCGCATCGCCACGAACGTCTGTCTGGACGCCCTCGCCTCCGGCAAGCGGCGAGCACTACCCATGGACTTGTCCGGGCCCAGCGACGGCAGCACCCCGCCGGCGGCCGCGGAGGACTCCGCCCTGTGGGTGGAACCCTGCCCGAGTGGGGATCCGGAGTCGTCCGCGACGACGGGCGAGTCGGTACGGCTCGCGTTCGTCGCCGCGCTCCAGCACCTGCCGCCCAAACAGCGGGCCGTCCTGATCCTGCGGGACGTCCTGGGGTTCTCCGCCCGCGAGGTCGCCGACCTGCACGGTTCCACCGTCGCCTCGGCCAACAGCGCCCTGCAGCGCGCCCGTACGACGCTGGCCGGCCACCACCGCGGAACGGACGGGGCCCTCTCACGGCCGTCCGACAGCGTGCACCGCGTGCTGGTCGAGCGGTACGCCTCGGCGTTCTCCCGTCACGACATGGAGGAGCTGAGCATGCTGCTCCACGTCGACGCCACCCTGTGTCTGCCCCCGTACGCGAAGTGGATGCGCGGGGTCCCCGACATCGAGGCGTGGCTGACGGGCCCCGCCGTCGGCTGCCGCGGCTCGCGCCTGATCCCGACCACGGCGAACGGCACCCCCGCCTTCGGCCAGTACCGGCCCCGCGCGGACGGAGCCGGCTATACGCCCTGGGCCCTGCAGGTGATCGACTTCTCCGGCGACCGGATCACCGGCATCACCGCCTTCCGTGACACGGACCGTCTCTTTCCGCTCTTCGGCCTGCCGGACCATCTGAGCGAGGACGCCGGGCGCGGGCGCGACGAGGCCGATCGAGTGACCGTGCCCCGGCCCGCGCCCTAG
- a CDS encoding GNAT family N-acetyltransferase, whose product MIDAVPLTQVSTEDATAWHAVVAASLAADLPEEPRPTFEQIHAQLTVTGRENRRLLWLATEADGAVVGVAGLRLFTSPGQQHLAELELHVTPDRRRSGVGSHLLATVVRAAREEERRSLVAAAPGEGPTGAFCAARGFRRVLALDHLLLDVAQADAAEAAAEHPGYELVSWTGTVPDELAEAFASAKNAMNDMPTGDMDYGSQTWTADRVRAMAEVLADRGDLLLTTAALGKGEMAGYTEIVIRSGETHRALQYDTVVVPAHRGHGLGLWVKAEMVRRLRAEHPGIEEIETDNAQDNTHMIAVNRRLGFRFHRSTHEYQMDLLAE is encoded by the coding sequence ATGATCGACGCCGTCCCGCTCACTCAGGTCTCGACCGAAGACGCCACCGCCTGGCACGCGGTCGTGGCGGCCTCGCTCGCCGCCGACCTGCCCGAGGAACCCCGCCCCACCTTCGAGCAGATCCACGCCCAACTCACGGTCACCGGCCGGGAGAACCGCCGACTGCTGTGGCTGGCCACCGAGGCCGACGGCGCCGTGGTCGGTGTGGCCGGGCTGCGGCTGTTCACCTCGCCGGGCCAGCAGCACCTGGCGGAGCTGGAACTGCACGTCACCCCGGACCGGCGGCGCTCGGGCGTGGGCTCGCACCTGCTGGCCACAGTCGTGCGGGCAGCCCGGGAAGAGGAACGTCGCAGCCTGGTGGCCGCCGCGCCCGGTGAGGGACCGACGGGCGCGTTCTGCGCCGCGCGCGGCTTCCGGCGCGTACTGGCACTCGACCACCTGCTGCTCGACGTCGCGCAGGCCGACGCCGCCGAGGCGGCGGCCGAACACCCCGGCTACGAACTGGTCAGCTGGACCGGCACGGTTCCCGACGAGCTGGCCGAGGCGTTCGCCTCGGCCAAGAACGCGATGAACGACATGCCGACCGGCGACATGGACTACGGCAGCCAGACCTGGACCGCCGACCGGGTCCGCGCCATGGCGGAAGTCCTGGCCGACCGCGGTGACCTGCTGCTGACGACCGCCGCACTCGGCAAGGGGGAGATGGCCGGATACACCGAGATCGTCATCCGGTCCGGGGAGACCCACCGCGCCCTGCAGTACGACACCGTCGTGGTGCCCGCCCACCGGGGCCACGGGCTCGGGCTGTGGGTCAAGGCCGAGATGGTGCGCAGGCTCCGGGCCGAGCACCCCGGAATCGAGGAGATCGAGACGGACAACGCACAGGACAACACCCACATGATCGCCGTGAACCGCCGACTGGGCTTCCGCTTCCACCGCAGCACGCACGAGTACCAGATGGACCTGCTCGCCGAGTGA
- a CDS encoding DUF998 domain-containing protein: MTQTLSARSRTARTSPASPASRSSWSAARGLTAGAVVAGPLFLGVGIVQGLTRDGFDFGRHAISQLALGETGWIQTVNFLIAGALLIAGAAGLRRVLGAGGVGGVWGPALTAVFGASFWAAAAFPADAGAGFPVGAPDATAMSGHGSVHMLAGMVGHLALCGAFVVLARPLAARGHRGWAVASRLVPVAVLAGFMASAASVLAFTAGAGLGLVWLAAVAARLATAPAGR; this comes from the coding sequence ATGACCCAGACGCTCAGCGCCCGTTCCCGCACCGCCCGTACCTCGCCCGCCTCGCCCGCCTCGCGCAGTTCGTGGTCGGCGGCTCGTGGCTTGACGGCCGGTGCGGTCGTCGCGGGACCGCTGTTCCTCGGGGTGGGCATCGTGCAGGGGCTGACCCGTGACGGCTTCGACTTCGGCCGTCACGCGATCAGTCAGCTCGCCCTCGGTGAGACGGGCTGGATCCAGACCGTGAACTTCCTGATCGCGGGCGCCCTGTTGATCGCGGGCGCGGCCGGGCTGCGCCGCGTGCTGGGCGCCGGCGGTGTGGGTGGTGTCTGGGGTCCGGCCCTGACCGCGGTCTTCGGCGCGTCGTTCTGGGCCGCCGCGGCCTTCCCGGCGGACGCGGGCGCGGGCTTCCCCGTCGGCGCCCCTGACGCGACCGCGATGAGCGGGCACGGGTCCGTGCACATGCTGGCGGGGATGGTCGGCCACCTCGCCCTGTGCGGCGCGTTCGTCGTTCTGGCCCGACCGCTCGCCGCTCGGGGCCATCGCGGCTGGGCCGTCGCCTCCCGCCTCGTGCCCGTGGCCGTCCTCGCCGGATTCATGGCCTCGGCCGCCTCCGTCCTCGCGTTCACCGCCGGGGCGGGCCTCGGCCTGGTGTGGCTGGCCGCGGTGGCGGCCCGCCTGGCCACCGCCCCGGCGGGCCGCTAG